One genomic region from Haloterrigena gelatinilytica encodes:
- a CDS encoding alpha/beta fold hydrolase codes for MTGTGVTTVGDCRIAYRRAGTSGPPVVLCHGAGIDDATVSWRHAIDALSEDYRVYAIDWPGYGRSTGSVTHTIETYVDVLDGFLESLPYEQVSLVGISMGGGAALGYALERPDRIERLALVDSYGLGGRLSNALPWKLLAQVPGMTELSKIAAGATTDSVRMVLDSLVADSSALSDGFVDDAREKLMEPGSIQAFTEFQSNELSFDGRVATNFVDDLESLSVPTLLIHGEEDPLVPLEWSVRAAELIPEAELDVIENCGHWAPRERPERFNESLLNWLPDRRCAPTPEYPPAEMPGVTRVGD; via the coding sequence ATGACGGGAACCGGCGTTACCACCGTCGGTGACTGTCGGATCGCCTACCGGCGCGCGGGGACGAGCGGCCCGCCGGTCGTTCTCTGTCACGGCGCCGGGATCGACGACGCGACGGTCTCGTGGCGCCACGCCATCGACGCCCTCTCCGAGGACTACCGCGTCTACGCGATCGACTGGCCAGGGTACGGCCGCAGCACCGGCTCGGTCACCCACACGATCGAAACCTACGTCGACGTCCTCGACGGGTTCCTCGAGTCGCTCCCCTACGAGCAAGTCTCGCTGGTCGGGATCTCGATGGGCGGGGGCGCGGCGCTCGGCTACGCCCTCGAGCGACCCGACCGGATCGAGCGACTGGCGCTCGTGGACAGCTACGGCCTGGGCGGGCGGCTGTCCAACGCGCTCCCGTGGAAGTTGCTGGCGCAGGTCCCCGGGATGACGGAGTTGAGCAAAATCGCCGCCGGGGCCACCACCGATAGCGTCAGGATGGTCCTCGATAGCCTCGTCGCCGACTCGAGCGCTCTCTCCGACGGATTCGTCGACGACGCCCGGGAGAAGCTGATGGAACCGGGCTCGATTCAGGCGTTCACGGAGTTTCAGTCGAACGAACTCTCCTTCGACGGTCGCGTCGCGACGAACTTCGTCGACGACCTCGAGTCGCTGTCCGTCCCGACGCTGCTGATCCACGGCGAGGAGGACCCGTTGGTCCCCCTCGAGTGGTCGGTGCGGGCCGCGGAACTGATTCCGGAGGCCGAGCTAGACGTGATCGAAAACTGCGGCCACTGGGCGCCCCGAGAGCGCCCCGAGCGGTTCAACGAGAGTCTCCTGAACTGGCTTCCGGACCGTCGCTGTGCGCCGACGCCCGAGTATCCGCCGGCCGAGATGCCTGGGGTTACTCGAGTCGGCGACTGA
- a CDS encoding DUF7130 family rubredoxin-like protein, producing MVETGETPAKEGEQDAVEEVLDLNLGQVVYDEDGNKLGTVRGFERSGFFVTTREGAEAMSVEHARSGHEFGEAHLMWRCMECGEMGEIDDGLPDECPNCNTERENLMYWTED from the coding sequence ATGGTCGAAACTGGGGAGACTCCGGCGAAAGAAGGCGAGCAAGACGCCGTCGAGGAGGTTCTGGACCTCAACCTCGGGCAGGTCGTCTACGACGAGGACGGGAACAAACTCGGAACGGTTCGAGGCTTCGAGCGGAGCGGCTTCTTCGTCACCACGCGCGAGGGCGCCGAGGCGATGAGCGTCGAACACGCCCGTTCGGGTCACGAGTTCGGCGAGGCCCACCTGATGTGGCGCTGCATGGAGTGTGGCGAAATGGGCGAGATCGACGACGGACTGCCCGACGAGTGTCCGAACTGCAACACCGAGCGCGAGAACCTGATGTACTGGACCGAGGACTGA
- a CDS encoding DUF7130 family rubredoxin-like protein, whose product MAEKQPRLGFGTTVYTEDGETIGRIRGFDEDGLYVTLRDGIEGMSVEHVRSGQQFGEAELMWRCWECGEMGRLDRDIPDECPSCGTERENLYYWTED is encoded by the coding sequence ATGGCCGAAAAACAGCCGCGACTGGGGTTCGGAACGACGGTTTACACCGAGGACGGCGAGACGATCGGACGGATCCGCGGGTTCGACGAGGACGGACTCTACGTCACCCTGCGTGACGGAATCGAGGGGATGAGCGTCGAACACGTCCGCTCGGGACAGCAGTTCGGCGAGGCCGAACTGATGTGGCGCTGCTGGGAGTGCGGCGAAATGGGCCGACTCGACCGCGACATCCCCGACGAGTGCCCGTCGTGTGGCACCGAGCGAGAGAACCTCTACTACTGGACCGAGGACTGA
- a CDS encoding ketopantoate reductase family protein, protein MEIVVFGAGSLGSLVGGLLAREHDVTLVAREAHARAVRESGLTPEGDAAGFPFTVSPAATTDGTGLEADLAVVTVKSFDTAAAADALATGSFDVVCSLQNGMGNEETLAARLEAPILAATATYGAILREPGVVACTGVGEVILGTRDGGSSTAADRAGEAFAAAGIETTVADDMPRRLWEKLAVNAGINPVTALTRTENGAVLEADATELSRAAARETARVARACGVGLSNREALAALESVASETAANTSSMHQDVRAERRTEIDAINGYVVDRAAEQGLEVPTNRLLTSLVQTWERGRDLR, encoded by the coding sequence ATGGAGATCGTCGTCTTCGGGGCCGGAAGCCTCGGCAGTCTCGTCGGCGGGCTGCTCGCCCGCGAACACGACGTGACGCTCGTCGCCCGCGAGGCCCACGCTCGGGCCGTCCGCGAGTCGGGGTTGACGCCCGAGGGGGACGCGGCCGGCTTTCCGTTCACCGTGTCGCCAGCGGCGACGACCGACGGAACTGGACTCGAGGCGGATCTGGCCGTCGTGACGGTCAAATCGTTCGACACCGCGGCCGCCGCCGACGCGCTCGCGACGGGTTCGTTCGACGTCGTCTGCTCCCTGCAAAACGGCATGGGGAACGAGGAGACCCTCGCCGCGCGGCTCGAGGCCCCGATACTCGCGGCGACGGCGACCTACGGCGCGATTTTGCGCGAACCGGGCGTCGTGGCGTGTACCGGCGTCGGCGAGGTCATATTGGGGACTCGAGACGGCGGCTCCTCGACCGCCGCGGATCGAGCGGGCGAGGCGTTCGCGGCCGCGGGGATCGAGACGACCGTCGCCGACGACATGCCCCGTCGCCTCTGGGAGAAACTCGCCGTTAACGCCGGGATCAACCCCGTCACGGCGCTGACCCGGACAGAAAACGGGGCCGTCCTCGAGGCCGACGCGACCGAGCTTTCCCGCGCCGCCGCCCGCGAGACGGCGCGGGTCGCACGGGCCTGCGGCGTCGGGCTCTCGAACCGCGAGGCGCTCGCCGCACTCGAGTCCGTCGCGAGCGAGACGGCCGCGAACACGTCCTCGATGCACCAGGACGTCCGCGCCGAGCGGCGCACCGAGATCGACGCCATCAACGGCTACGTGGTCGATCGGGCGGCCGAGCAAGGGCTCGAGGTGCCGACGAATCGGCTCCTGACGTCGTTGGTGCAGACGTGGGAGCGCGGACGCGACCTTCGGTGA